Genomic window (Rhododendron vialii isolate Sample 1 chromosome 4a, ASM3025357v1):
TTCAATGACCAATCCTCTTCCAAATCATAATCCCAGCTGTTGTTATTATCAATATTATCATCATTGTATGCGAAAATTCAGAACAACCAGCATTTATCATCCTTTGTTAACAGAAAACCAATAAAAACTCAAAGTCAGAATTTACACTAAAGTTCATCAGATCCAACACAAACCACACTCATACACGTAcaaattgagaagaaaaaaaaagtgaatgcagagcaaaaaaattggtttttttgACACCAAGATGGACAATTCTGCATTCCATACCAAACAAATGCCTTTACTGCTTTTCCTCCTTATCTATCTAGTCTTCCTTTCTTACTAGAAAACAGAGGAGGCAACTGTGAATTGTTCTTCCCTTGTGTGCAAATCGGCACATTGACCATGGGCCTTATTCTTATACTCGTTGATCTTGTCCTCTCCAACCCTTTCTTCATCCTCTTGGCGTGCTTCTCTCTGTTCCCTCCGGACCCCTCTCTCCCTTCCGCGATCGGAGGCAAATCGCCTCCGAACGAGCAcgaagaggaggaggacgaagaggaagaagatggcGACAGCGAAGACGGCCGTTGCTTCCTCAGCCTCATCAGCTCTTTCCATAAAACAGTGCACTTGGGCGGTCTGGGTGATGGGTCCTCATCAACAAACCAACTAGTCACTCTGGTAGCACTCTCCTCCTTGTGCTGGTACACCTCTTTGAtcttctccacctcctccttctCTTTGAGACTCACCTTTTCGAGCTTCTCCGAATTCTGCACCTGCCAGAAGGGAAGCAGCTTCCCTTCGAAGAACAGCTCGTCCGCGGACAGCATCGTCGTCTGGCTGGTCGCGTTGCCCGAGAGGAACTCGAATTCCCCGGCTCGCGGGGATCTCTCCCTCTCGGGCTGGTTAGGGGACTTCGGGCTCAAGGAGACAAAGTTTCTCTCCTCGGCCAAGTCCCCGGAAAAGGATATCCGGGGGCTCGAATTCGGCTCGACGGATTTAGGAATTGCCTGAAAGGTTTCTAGAGAAACCATTTTTGAGGTTTTTTCTTGGGTGTTTGGATGGAGAGGGGTGAGGAGTTGGGGAGTTtttgaagcttggaatgagAAGGGTGTGGGTTTATATAAAAAGGGTGGAAGGAGAGGGCCTTgtgttttgttattgtttttggTAAATGGTTTGGACGGTGAGATTATAAAAAACTAAGGCACGGTCTTGTGAAACCGAAACAAAGTGAGCTAATAAGGTTCTGTTCAAAATAAGGGAACAAGCACATGGACACTTGAACTTGGGAGTGCTAGAAGACAAAGGAGGTATACTCTGGTTTTGGATCCAGTTATGAGTATTTTAAAGTGTTTGTTGTAGATTCACTTGAGTTTTCCAGGTTGGATGGTTTAATAGTTAGCATGTTCTAGGACAGGGAAGAGACATATTTCAACTTATAATCATGGTATACAAGcacatatatttataatttaacATAAACACGATGATCCAGTGCAAAAGGTTCCTGctaaaatagtttttttggttaaattaCGAGCTACAAGAGAAATCCAACCAACTAATAATTCTGTTAAAAGGGATAAATAATCCCAATCAATACAAAAGAAATAACACTCATACGCTGGTTGGGGAGAGCAAGACGTACATGGAGTCTTATCCCCGTTTCTTGTGAGGAGGGTTTTCCGACTCAACTCTTGCCATCAAGATTAACGACAAGCCTTTTTTTCGTTGGACCAAGTGATTAGGGGTGCTAATCTAGTCAAACATATTATTGCTCAAGCATGGCGTACTCCTTTTTGCACATGTTCGaccaagctcggctcgagctagCATTTTCGAAGACTAATTGTTCATGCTCGGCTCGCATTGAAGTTTTGTGATCGTGATAAGCTTGACTTGACTCGTGAAATATGCAAGTCAATCTCAAGCTATCAagcatgagtttttttttttttttgaataggtCAAAGCATGAGTTTGAGCTCGTGACATTTCAAACTATCAAACTTGAGCGTAAGCTCGTGATGTTCCAAAATGACAAAAGTTAGAGGAAAAAAAGTGACACAcctacataatttttttttttttgggtaagtacataaaataaaataaaattattgttCTATGGAAACTCTAGCCAGAAGAGCTCCGCGTTTTATCACTAAACCTTCCATGGAAGATTTTTATAGGGTTTGATGAACCCCTAAATTTATATCTCACTTGAGAAGTTTTTAATCCGGATGCAAAAGTATTGAAAACGTACCGGTGATTGGCGAAAAGATTTAAATAGAAGGGAAGATCTAACATACTTCGGATATTTATTGATTTACCTCTCTATCTTTGTAATATTTACGAAAGACTCCCTGTTTAAGAGCCTATCAGGCTAACATCATATACTCAGGTTTGGCTTGAATTTATAAACAAACAATATAAAATGATCGTGCTTGGCTTATACTTTGTTTGAACGAgtttaacgagccgagctcaaggtATTTGGTTCGATAGTAGCCCTATAAGTGACACAATTAGAAGTGATTATTCAATAGTCTTGAGACACTGTCACATGATATCGCAACATCCTTCACCATTATACATTCAAGTAGAGCCCATCACCGAGTACGTGAAACCTACGTGAATGTGCGGTGACTATCAACATGCAAAAGCGTtgataaaaacaagaaaagaataaaGTCCATATATAGGACTGTTGAGTGCACGAGACTCCTACAAGATTAGTGTGGGCAAGGCAAAAGTGCGTCCGTGCATAAATGATCTATGCCTATGTGTACTGCATTAGTTGCACAACTTCAAATGCTcactaaagttttttttttttttaaacggagAAACAGCCTTATAGTTAGGCCATTAAATGGATCTGACAGCGTAACCCAAACTTTCGGGGCAGCTAGTACGGCTACACCAGTCACGATCCCTCACTTACTTCATAGATACTCACCCGATGGAGAATTGAACCCCAGGCCTTGAAGAATACTCTCAAAATCTGGAAATTCGCCCGAAAACACTGGAGCAACCCTTTGATGATAAACTGATGGAACAGTGAATAGGGGGGCCAATACTATTGAAGTTTTAAATGCTGTAGCAGCCCAGCTGTGGCCGCCATATTCATCTCGTAGCTCTTAAAAGTAAAAGCTTTTTGGTGTGCTGAGTTCTTCACAAACAAAATTGGCCTCTAGTTTTGATTACAAGAAAACTGCCGGTCTTAAAATTACCGAAAGGGATCATATCCAGTCTCCTTGTGGGACGGGATGGTTCCGTCCAAGGCCTTTGTGTGCTCCTTAGTCCTTTCATGCCCACGTtcacgataaaaaaaaaaaaaaaaaattaactcacaACTCGTCGAATTCACCAATCACTTCAAAAAGTAAACGGTTTCTGATTATCAACGCAAATGGTTTCGATAATCAAAGCGAGTCCAAAGAAACAGCTCAAAAGCCTTGGACAGACTGTTCATTTCCGCACGACCAAAAGGATCCCTTCCCAGAATTAACTGGCCTTTTTAGCCTTTTTCTTGACAGGGGACAGATGGAGGAAGTTTGGGAGATTCCTTTATATTAGGAATTAGGATTATCATTTCGAAATAGTGGGCATTGGATTAGACACGGTTTagtcaaagagagagagaaagctttggttgtttttttacTGGGTTAATTTACACAAACCTCAATTAGTTCTGGGATAGTGAAGTTAATGACAGTCGAAAACCTCCAGTGGCCTAGAGGTTTAAAATGTTCGGTCTCCATGATATTCGAATATGTGACCTTATAGAAGACAAACATTTATTCGTTTTTTCATGTTCAATTGGCCAAACCTTTCGGGTTGCTTACAGAGATTATTATTATAATAATATGGGGGGAGGGCTTAGCATGTGGCCACATGAAACTAATCTCCTGCCATGTGTTAGATAATCCAAATTCCCCCAACTTAATCAGAGAGAGGTTCAACACACCCTAGAGagaccaaattacccctgtaAGAGTTTGACTGTTTGCTGGTATAGTGTGTTATATTTCGGCCGAATGATGGGTTCTTTTGTCTCTTTGGGGAAATGCTTACAAGTGGTTGCCCGTGTCTATTTCTTGAAAAATCTCGAAAAAGATTTGGGTAGCTTTTAGACAATCTAGACAGCTAAtcaaaaaaattgcaaaggGTAAAATCTCTGCCTCTGGATTCAGCTGCTTTCGAGTCCCTGGGCCCGTGTTGTTATTAGCTCTTTTGTGATCCCTTCTCGGGATTATTTCGATTATCAAAAccgttaatttttttaaaatttgtcgaGAGCATCAATTACGTCAAAGATCATGTTCACTGattgaaacacttaagcaaaACACTTTGCTAAACTAAATTCTGTTTTGGGAACGTATGAGTCAATATATAacgaagaattttttttgatgttgtTGTTTTCGATCAGCTCTAGAAATTAAGTGAACCATTGGTATCATCAAAGTACGCCTGGGACAAAAATGACCCAACATTTGGCGAGTCAAATTCCTTACCAAAGCTCAAATTTGACAGCATATTTGGCCAATTGTACCATCCCGGCGAAATCAATTCTCAAACCAAAATGACACTATAATTTGGtacactaaggctccgtttgttttgatgtaaaatattttggctttgtttggttgggagtttagtttaggtagtgggtggaaagagaaatatggtaatgattaaagatatgagtaataattggagagagatagagaggagatgagaaagtaataattagagaaataagtaaggtaatgagtggagaaagaagtagggtaatgattgaaaaacaaaattaaaacaaaacaaaacttagaaccaaacaaagccaaattacattttacaatgtaaaatattttttcagaaaaataacttcaaacatttattttctggtatttagttggcacttgaaaatattttcagaaataaacaaatagtgtagagagagaaagagagggcttaaacggtggagagatctgagattattggaattgaacgtgggtcaggactgacgatcgaggaaactgagcagtgagaattgcagtagaaggcagcgggttcattttggaaaataaaaatttaagggtaagtcattttcatccaattgatggaaaatgttttacatgtaaaatgttttcatcatttttgatacaaccaaacaccggaaaataggtaTAATAATTtacaggaaaatattttacttccaaacaaacggagcctaatttcgttattttcttagtttttttacACTGTGGCAAGTCATAGAATTCTAACGGATGGACTTGCTCTTAGTAAATAAGACGTGATTTAGTTATATAACGTGAGCTCATTGTCTCGAGCAATCATTGAACCTCAGTTTAATGATTAATGGAGATGATTAGGGCTAAACATAAGCCAACCTCAGTTTAATCATTCATAGTTTAACACGATTTTAAAAAATGCGAAAATTTTGgaccttgaatttttttcaagatctGCGGTATATTTGGTTGGCATGAGCTTATCATGCGGAGCAGTAACATTCATCTAATTTTCAGGGAGATTccttttctaaaaataattctGCTTGTCCGGGCCGGTTACGTGAAACCTCGAGTAATTTATTGGAGACCAATTCCACTGTCAACTAGCGATGGAATGACTGATTAATTAAAATTGGGGCAGGCAAAGCACCATATGTACTGATCTCAAAAGAGTTTACATCATCTGAGAGTTTTAAACCCAAGATCTAGGAATAAGCAAACATCTATTTAGGAGATACTAATTTGTTGACGTACATGACGGGGAATGTATTGTCTCTTTATTTTCCCAAAATGTAACGGAGATCAACGATCTTAATCTCATCATTTGCGCAAGGCTGATGAACGAGCCAAGTTATTCGAATTCGAGCTCATGATCAAATTGTTACATAAACAAgctaaacatatatatatatatttttagtaCTCGTTAAGCTTTCAAACGAATTTTGAACTACTTCTTTTCGTTAAGGTTATaatgtgaaaagaaaaaactatttGTGATCGATGTATTTGATAGTGGTTCATCAAATAAATAGACTAAGCCTTGAAcgctttattttttaaactgtCGTCCGGACCGGCGATACAGAGGGCTCCAGTTCCTCACCGGTTGAGCTGGTCCGAA
Coding sequences:
- the LOC131321641 gene encoding uncharacterized protein LOC131321641 encodes the protein MVSLETFQAIPKSVEPNSSPRISFSGDLAEERNFVSLSPKSPNQPERERSPRAGEFEFLSGNATSQTTMLSADELFFEGKLLPFWQVQNSEKLEKVSLKEKEEVEKIKEVYQHKEESATRVTSWFVDEDPSPRPPKCTVLWKELMRLRKQRPSSLSPSSSSSSSSSSCSFGGDLPPIAEGREGSGGNREKHAKRMKKGLERTRSTSIRIRPMVNVPICTQGKNNSQLPPLFSSKKGRLDR